A genomic segment from Roseibium algicola encodes:
- a CDS encoding ABC transporter substrate-binding protein: MWRSVLMSSIMAVAAVTSAKADAVVIGVPAWPSAQVTAYIIDDILKERLGVETELRDRGTLTILSDIGRGEVQVHPEVWFPNLSAMAGRLSEEKHVLSLSPKSVAATQNICATRATVEQTGIKAVADLVKPEMAAQFDSDGDGKGEIWIGAPSWSSTEIEKIRAHSYGYDQTMTLLEMPEDVAMAAVDAAVSFGKPVVFYCYGPHHVFELHDIVKLEEPAYDPARWTIVTRAQDNDWLEKSHADTAWDASSFKIAFATSLESGMPEVASFLSAMELTPADVTGMSYAVVVEGKPAEDVARDWIAANADRIGEWTK, translated from the coding sequence GTGTGGCGTTCTGTTCTCATGTCCTCGATCATGGCGGTCGCCGCCGTCACGTCTGCCAAGGCCGATGCCGTTGTGATCGGCGTGCCCGCCTGGCCCTCGGCTCAGGTCACCGCCTACATCATCGATGATATTCTCAAAGAGCGCCTCGGTGTAGAGACGGAACTGCGTGATCGAGGCACCCTGACGATTCTCTCCGATATCGGCCGGGGCGAGGTCCAGGTACATCCGGAAGTCTGGTTCCCCAACCTGTCTGCAATGGCTGGGCGGTTGAGCGAGGAAAAGCATGTTCTGTCGCTCAGCCCCAAGAGCGTCGCCGCGACGCAGAATATCTGCGCGACACGCGCAACGGTTGAACAAACCGGCATCAAGGCGGTCGCCGACCTCGTGAAGCCCGAGATGGCCGCGCAATTCGACAGTGACGGCGATGGCAAGGGCGAGATCTGGATTGGCGCCCCGAGCTGGTCGTCAACGGAGATCGAAAAGATCAGGGCGCATTCCTACGGCTACGACCAGACAATGACGCTGCTGGAAATGCCGGAAGATGTCGCCATGGCCGCCGTTGATGCGGCCGTGTCCTTCGGCAAGCCCGTGGTCTTCTATTGCTACGGACCGCACCATGTTTTTGAACTTCATGACATCGTGAAGCTGGAAGAGCCAGCGTACGACCCGGCACGCTGGACAATCGTCACCCGCGCCCAGGACAACGACTGGCTGGAAAAGTCACACGCCGACACCGCCTGGGACGCGTCCAGTTTCAAGATTGCGTTTGCGACTTCCCTTGAAAGCGGCATGCCCGAAGTGGCCTCGTTCCTGTCAGCCATGGAACTGACACCGGCTGATGTGACCGGGATGAGCTATGCCGTCGTTGTCGAGGGCAAACCGGCAGAAGATGTTGCAAGGGACTGGATTGCCGCGAATGCGGACAGGATCGGGGAGTGGACCAAATGA